From a single Nostoc edaphicum CCNP1411 genomic region:
- a CDS encoding non-ribosomal peptide synthetase: protein MKSITDSLAQNKNKLLATECQPLLSENNLELDNFKLPILKESEKYLLNEWNNTQTNYPQQGCIHQLFEAQVEKTPDAVALIFNNQHLTYRDLNSRANQLAQHLQSLGVGTEILVGICIERSLEMVIALLAILKAGGAYVPLDPGYPQERLAFMLSDTQVSILLTQKELVAKLPTHTAFVICLDTDWNTIAQNKKENLSTSVTADNLAYVMYTSGSTGTPKGVSVIHRGVVRLVKETNYAHLTAEEIILQLAPISFDASTFEIWGCLLNGGQLIIYPPHTPSLEELGQIIQQYQVTTLWLTAGLFHLIVDEKIDALKSLRQLLAGGDVLSVPHVQKFLQTVDNCQLINGYGPTENTTFTCCHPITAPLQSDVSIPIGRPIANTQVYILDKNLQPVSIGEAGELYIGGDGLARGYLNRPDLTAEKFIFHSFDSNLETRLYKTGDLARYLPDGKIEFLGRIDNQVKIRGFRIELGEIEREIAQHPDVREIVVLARQDETGEKQLTAYIVPQYNSGYTHNKLRGFLQQRLPNYMMPSAFVMLESLPLTANGKVDRHKLPAPSRERPQLEQAYIAPQTDLERLLAGILSELLKIDRVGIDDNFFDLGATSISILQVAARVQQELGIDLSAVKLFQYSTIGSLANYLHSNQNSQPSSDKLQNRAQRQQAARTRRRNHQQGVKQW from the coding sequence ATGAAATCAATAACTGATTCATTAGCTCAAAACAAAAATAAATTGCTGGCAACTGAGTGTCAACCCTTATTATCAGAAAATAATTTAGAACTAGATAATTTTAAATTACCGATCTTGAAAGAATCCGAAAAATACCTACTGAACGAGTGGAATAATACTCAAACTAATTATCCTCAGCAAGGGTGTATTCATCAGCTATTTGAAGCACAAGTAGAGAAAACACCTGATGCTGTAGCACTAATCTTTAATAATCAGCATCTCACCTATAGAGATTTGAATAGTCGTGCTAATCAACTAGCACAACATCTGCAATCACTAGGGGTAGGAACAGAAATTCTTGTAGGAATCTGCATAGAGCGCTCCTTAGAAATGGTTATAGCACTTTTAGCTATCCTCAAAGCAGGTGGAGCGTATGTACCATTAGATCCAGGTTATCCACAAGAACGTTTAGCTTTCATGCTATCAGATACCCAGGTATCAATACTATTAACTCAAAAAGAACTAGTTGCAAAATTACCTACTCATACAGCATTTGTAATTTGTCTAGATACAGATTGGAATACAATCGCCCAAAATAAAAAAGAGAACCTAAGCACTAGTGTCACTGCTGATAACTTGGCTTATGTCATGTATACATCAGGTTCTACAGGTACACCCAAAGGTGTTAGCGTTATTCATCGTGGTGTAGTTAGATTAGTCAAAGAAACTAATTATGCTCACCTCACGGCTGAAGAAATCATTCTGCAACTTGCTCCTATTTCCTTCGATGCTTCAACTTTTGAAATTTGGGGTTGCTTACTGAACGGTGGGCAACTAATAATCTATCCTCCTCATACACCATCTTTAGAAGAATTAGGACAGATTATTCAGCAATATCAAGTTACTACTCTTTGGCTGACAGCCGGTTTATTCCACCTGATAGTGGATGAAAAAATAGATGCTTTGAAATCCTTGCGTCAACTTTTAGCGGGTGGTGATGTCTTATCTGTTCCACATGTGCAGAAGTTTCTGCAAACAGTGGACAACTGTCAGCTAATTAATGGTTATGGGCCAACGGAGAATACAACTTTTACCTGTTGCCATCCTATAACAGCGCCATTGCAATCAGATGTTTCTATTCCTATTGGTCGCCCAATTGCTAATACCCAAGTTTATATATTAGATAAAAACCTCCAACCAGTATCAATAGGAGAAGCTGGGGAATTGTACATTGGTGGTGACGGATTAGCTAGAGGCTATTTAAACCGTCCCGATTTGACTGCCGAAAAATTTATTTTTCACTCATTTGATAGCAATTTAGAAACGCGCCTTTACAAGACTGGAGATTTAGCTCGTTATCTTCCAGATGGCAAAATCGAATTCTTAGGTCGGATTGACAATCAGGTAAAAATTCGCGGTTTCAGAATTGAACTAGGTGAAATTGAGCGAGAAATTGCACAACATCCTGACGTTAGGGAAATTGTAGTTTTAGCTCGTCAAGATGAAACAGGTGAAAAACAGTTGACGGCTTATATTGTTCCTCAATATAACAGTGGATATACGCACAATAAATTACGTGGTTTCTTGCAACAGAGATTACCTAATTACATGATGCCATCAGCGTTTGTGATGTTAGAATCACTCCCTTTGACTGCAAATGGCAAAGTAGATAGACATAAATTGCCAGCACCAAGTAGAGAACGTCCACAACTCGAACAAGCGTACATTGCTCCGCAAACAGACTTAGAACGTTTGCTTGCAGGTATTTTATCTGAACTGCTCAAAATTGATCGCGTTGGGATTGATGATAATTTCTTTGATTTGGGAGCAACTTCAATCTCAATTCTACAAGTTGCTGCGCGAGTGCAACAGGAACTTGGTATTGATCTGTCTGCTGTGAAACTATTTCAGTATTCAACGATTGGCTCTTTAGCAAACTATTTGCATTCCAACCAGAATAGCCAACCGTCTTCTGACAAACTGCAAAATCGCGCCCAACGCCAACAAGCAGCTCGGACTCGTCGTCGTAATCATCAACAAGGTGTTAAGCAATGGTAA
- a CDS encoding UPF0182 family protein produces MYWKWGFRLLIGFLGLWLLLDLGSRVGAEILWFQEVGYLQIFLLRVVTRGVLWIVVAGITAAYLLLNLSLAQRLKYSQSLKIEEFRREEAKLTSELTNFLSPHNPRHNETRILSPQRFKKLRLRGLLPLSLVLSLLIGLILAHYGQIALSYWNYPVNQASLPIPTLFRPETIWQLLRQIVSHVWYLGLIGGVAIAILIYPQFLLTAIAIVFSPIFGFILFQHWPKVLQYFQPTLFNSTEPLFGKDISFYVFSLPVWELLELWLMGLCLYGFVAVTLTYLLSGDSLSQGIFPGFSPRQQRHLYGMGGLLMLVVALSYWLSRYELVYSNRGVSYGASYTDVIAQLPAYTVLCIVAVAIATYLLWRTFFWKPKSQYRRLVFYGLGVYLVLVVAADVVLPAVVQYLIVLPNELQREQPYIQRTIALTRQAFDLEAIDSRGFNPQGTLTEADIQKNDLTIRNIRLWDQRPLLETNRQLQQIRPYYRFPDADIDRYTLKTDVTSRRPSAPRKPPEPQQEPSESTERRQVLIAARELDYTGVPQEAQTWVNRHLIYTHGFGFTVSPVNTVGPGGLPEYFVKDISGDSSALTTSSEAIRDSIPIGQPRIYYGEIANTYVMTGTRVRELDYPSGSDNVYNSYNGLGGVEIGSAWRRWLFAMYLKDWQMVLTRNFLPDTRVLLRRNVKQRIRAIAPFLKFDSDPYLVAAAANEDFPKNPSYLYWIVDAYTTSDRYPYSDAGSDNINYIRNSIKVVIDAYNGSVNFYIADPSDPIIVTWSKIFPNTFKPLNAMPVSLHSHIRYPVDFFKIQSERLMTYHMTDPQVFYNREDQWQIPNEIYGSETRPVEPYYLITSLPTVPFEEFILLLPYTPRQRTNLIAWLAARSDGENYGKLFLYTFPKERLVYGTEQIEARINQDPVISQQISLWNRQGSKAIQGNLLVIPIEESLLYVEPIYLEATQNSLPTLVRVVVAYENRIVMAQTLEQALQGIFQPEVTPAPAIIRPFEEAAPPG; encoded by the coding sequence ATGTATTGGAAATGGGGCTTTAGACTATTAATCGGATTCTTGGGGCTGTGGCTACTATTGGATCTGGGTTCTCGCGTGGGAGCAGAGATTTTGTGGTTTCAGGAAGTTGGCTACCTCCAAATATTTCTGTTGAGGGTGGTGACTCGTGGTGTTTTGTGGATAGTGGTGGCTGGAATAACTGCTGCCTATCTACTACTAAATCTGTCTCTAGCACAACGGCTAAAATATTCCCAGTCTCTGAAGATTGAGGAATTCAGGCGTGAGGAAGCAAAACTCACCAGTGAATTAACAAATTTTCTCAGCCCTCATAATCCAAGACACAACGAAACTCGGATACTTTCGCCGCAACGCTTTAAAAAATTGAGATTGCGCGGGTTATTACCCCTAAGTCTTGTACTGAGTTTGTTAATTGGTTTGATACTGGCTCATTATGGTCAAATTGCTCTTTCCTACTGGAATTATCCAGTTAATCAGGCTAGTCTACCTATTCCCACCCTATTCCGACCAGAGACAATCTGGCAACTCTTGAGGCAGATTGTCTCTCATGTCTGGTATCTCGGTTTAATTGGGGGAGTAGCGATCGCAATCTTAATTTATCCCCAATTTTTATTAACTGCGATCGCAATTGTATTCAGTCCCATATTTGGGTTCATCTTATTCCAACACTGGCCAAAGGTGCTGCAATATTTCCAGCCCACTCTTTTCAACAGCACTGAGCCTTTATTTGGTAAAGATATCAGCTTCTACGTCTTTTCTTTACCTGTTTGGGAACTCCTAGAACTCTGGCTGATGGGATTATGTTTGTATGGCTTCGTCGCCGTTACTCTCACTTATCTCCTGTCAGGGGATAGTTTGAGTCAGGGCATTTTCCCTGGTTTTTCTCCCCGGCAGCAGCGTCATTTATACGGTATGGGTGGCTTGTTGATGCTAGTAGTGGCTCTAAGTTACTGGCTGAGTCGTTATGAACTCGTGTATTCTAACCGTGGTGTTAGTTATGGTGCCAGCTACACGGATGTGATAGCCCAGTTGCCAGCTTATACCGTTTTGTGCATTGTGGCAGTAGCGATCGCAACTTACCTACTTTGGCGAACGTTTTTCTGGAAACCCAAATCCCAGTATCGTCGCTTAGTATTTTACGGATTAGGGGTTTATCTAGTACTAGTTGTAGCAGCTGATGTTGTTTTACCTGCTGTGGTGCAATATTTAATTGTCCTACCTAATGAGTTGCAACGAGAGCAACCCTACATTCAGCGGACTATCGCCTTGACTCGCCAAGCATTTGATTTAGAGGCGATCGATTCCAGAGGCTTTAACCCTCAAGGAACACTGACTGAAGCTGATATTCAAAAGAATGACTTGACAATTCGGAATATTCGCCTTTGGGATCAGCGACCACTGTTAGAAACTAACCGTCAGCTGCAACAAATTCGGCCATATTATCGGTTCCCCGATGCCGATATTGATCGGTATACTTTGAAAACAGATGTAACTTCCCGCCGACCATCTGCCCCTCGAAAACCACCAGAACCTCAGCAGGAACCAAGTGAGTCAACAGAACGGCGGCAGGTACTGATTGCTGCACGAGAGTTAGACTACACTGGCGTACCACAGGAAGCTCAAACATGGGTTAACCGCCATTTAATTTATACCCACGGTTTTGGGTTTACTGTTAGCCCAGTTAATACAGTTGGGCCGGGTGGGCTACCAGAATATTTTGTCAAAGATATTAGCGGTGATAGTAGCGCTTTGACAACTTCCAGTGAAGCCATTCGTGACAGTATTCCCATTGGGCAACCCCGAATTTATTACGGTGAAATCGCTAATACCTATGTAATGACTGGCACAAGAGTTCGAGAATTAGATTACCCCAGTGGTAGTGACAACGTTTATAACTCTTACAATGGTCTGGGTGGTGTTGAAATCGGTTCAGCATGGCGACGGTGGTTATTTGCCATGTATTTGAAAGATTGGCAGATGGTGCTGACGCGGAACTTTTTGCCAGATACAAGGGTACTATTGCGGCGAAATGTCAAGCAAAGAATTCGAGCGATCGCACCTTTTCTCAAATTTGACAGTGACCCTTATTTAGTAGCTGCTGCGGCTAATGAAGATTTCCCCAAAAATCCTAGTTATCTTTACTGGATTGTTGATGCCTACACAACAAGCGATCGCTATCCTTACTCAGATGCTGGTAGCGATAATATCAACTACATTCGTAACTCGATCAAGGTAGTGATTGATGCTTATAACGGCAGCGTGAATTTTTATATTGCCGATCCCAGCGATCCAATCATTGTTACTTGGTCAAAAATATTTCCCAACACCTTCAAACCGCTCAACGCTATGCCAGTTAGTCTCCACAGTCATATCCGGTATCCTGTGGACTTCTTTAAAATTCAATCTGAGCGGTTGATGACTTACCACATGACCGATCCCCAGGTATTTTACAACCGGGAAGACCAGTGGCAGATTCCTAACGAAATCTATGGCAGTGAAACTCGTCCGGTAGAGCCGTATTATTTGATTACTAGTCTACCCACCGTACCTTTTGAGGAATTTATTCTGCTTCTACCCTACACTCCCAGACAGCGAACTAATTTAATCGCTTGGTTAGCGGCGCGATCGGATGGTGAAAACTACGGTAAATTATTTTTATATACTTTTCCCAAAGAAAGACTAGTTTACGGGACAGAGCAAATCGAGGCGCGGATCAATCAAGACCCAGTAATTTCTCAGCAAATTTCCCTGTGGAATCGCCAAGGGTCGAAAGCCATTCAAGGCAATCTACTAGTAATTCCCATTGAAGAATCGCTGCTGTATGTCGAGCCAATCTATCTAGAAGCCACACAGAATAGTCTGCCAACCTTAGTGCGGGTAGTGGTGGCTTACGAAAACCGGATTGTCATGGCCCAAACCTTGGAACAAGCATTGCAGGGAATTTTTCAACCAGAAGTGACACCAGCCCCGGCGATTATCCGTCCCTTTGAAGAAGCAGCCCCGCCTGGTTAA
- a CDS encoding type I polyketide synthase yields the protein MVNMQASDNQDPSDGVAIIGMVGRFPGAGNVDEFWRNLCEGLESTTFFQDEELDPSIDPNLCKDPSYVKARGIIPGGETFDAAFFGINPLEAVVMDPQARVFLELVYEALENAGYESESFEGLIGLYAGCGQNTYFANHISGRMEIVDRIGEFQTMLANEKDFLTTRAAYKLNLKGPAVSVNTACSTSLVAVIQACQALTSYQCDLALSGGVSMTTPQNSGYMAQEGSMLSGDGHCRPFDASAQGTMFNSGAGVVVLKRLEDALNDGDRIYAVIRGSGINNDGADKVSFTAPSVDGQAEAVAMAQAYANFHPETISYIEAHGTATPLGDPIEIEALTQAFRVHTDAKQFCAIGSLKSNVGHLVAAAGVAGLIKTALALHYKKIPPSLNFEAPNPKIDFANSPFYVNTKLAEWPEGETPRRAGVSSFGVGGTNAHIVLEEAPQIQNSGSSRPQQLLLLSAKTSTALEAATANLQQHLQYNAEINLADVAYTLQRGRKALNYRRSIVCHDITDAIAALQSLDPNQVNTRHTEIRNPAVAFMFPGQGSQYVDMGLNLYNREPVFQEVVDECAEILKPLLGGDLRKIIYPAPSDRETAAIALKQTCFTQPALFVIEYALAQLWQSWGVKPQAMIGHSIGEFVAACIAGVFTLEDALMLVANRGRFMWDLPQGAMLSVRLPAKEVEPRLSPELAIAAINGPSLCVVSGPTEAIATLQKQLESQEVVCRPLHTSHAFHSPMMDDIIAPFAEVVRKVKLSPPQVPFVSTVTGDWITAQQATDPMYWATHLRQTVRFAEGIQTLWQQPERVLLEVGPRITTTTLARQQAKDIKQQIAIPSLGDNAENEAEWTALLKAVGQLWLAGVSIDWSNFYQRETRQRIPLPTYPFERQRFWIDPPPHPNRAATPKLPNPQLLENTQTMTKSPQQKLIPLLKEIIEETSGLEIASVDDSTTFLEMGLDSLSLTQVGLALKKKFKVKVTLRQLLEIYPNLGTLADFINSALSPETLSALGLTETVAEPIPEIPLPAPITTSPTSVVHEVHTNGSAPQISPQPAASSFLENVINQQLQIMTQQLALLGNNSQSVTIPVVPAATSQNNGVKPQNAVSIPPTQTSKESASVDTESNGAKKAFGAAARIEKTQTKSLTAQQRTHLDKIIQRYTQRTQKSKEYTQTHRPYLADPRTVSGFNPTMKEMVYPIVVSRSSGSKLWDVDGNEYVDLSNGFGLNLFGWSPPFITEAIEAQLKLGMEIGPQTPLVGEVAKLMCELTNFDRAAFCNTGSEAVLGAMRMARTITGRNLIAIFSGAYHGILDEVIVRGTKKLRSIPAAPGIPPEMVENILVVDYDSPESLEILRSRADELAAVMVESVQSRRPEYQPKEFLQQLRDFTEEAGIALIFDEIVTGFRIHPGGAQAHFGIKADIATYGKIVGGGLPIGVIAGKSQYMDALDGGFWQFGDDSVPEVGVTYFAGTFVRHPLALAAAKAVLQHLKESGPSLQQNLNARTDKFVAELMGYFQQVQAPFTAYNFGSLFMVKSAPEFVYGDLLFYLLRNKGVHTWDHRPCFLTTAHSEADLAFVMAAFKESIAEMQSADFLSAPPIEVTNCDRNGAEITNNSLRNRPPQPNAKLGRDPQGNPAWYIPDTERPGKYLQVASVS from the coding sequence ATGGTAAATATGCAAGCATCCGATAACCAAGATCCTAGTGATGGTGTTGCCATTATTGGCATGGTAGGAAGATTTCCTGGCGCTGGAAATGTTGATGAGTTTTGGCGCAATCTATGTGAGGGATTAGAATCAACGACTTTTTTTCAAGATGAAGAACTAGACCCTAGTATTGATCCGAACCTTTGTAAAGATCCTAGCTACGTAAAAGCTAGAGGAATTATTCCTGGGGGGGAAACCTTTGATGCTGCCTTCTTTGGCATTAATCCTCTAGAAGCTGTGGTTATGGACCCACAAGCTAGAGTTTTCCTAGAGTTGGTTTATGAAGCCCTAGAAAATGCTGGTTATGAATCAGAGTCTTTTGAGGGTTTGATTGGTTTATATGCTGGTTGTGGTCAAAATACTTATTTTGCTAACCACATTTCTGGACGCATGGAAATTGTCGATCGCATCGGCGAGTTCCAGACGATGCTAGCAAATGAAAAAGACTTTTTAACAACCCGCGCTGCTTACAAACTCAACCTCAAAGGCCCAGCCGTCAGCGTCAATACAGCCTGTTCCACTTCTTTGGTAGCAGTCATTCAAGCTTGTCAAGCCTTAACCAGCTATCAGTGCGATTTGGCTTTGTCTGGTGGTGTATCTATGACTACACCTCAAAACAGCGGTTATATGGCTCAAGAAGGCAGTATGCTCTCTGGAGATGGGCATTGTCGTCCATTTGATGCCAGCGCTCAGGGCACAATGTTCAATAGTGGTGCAGGAGTAGTTGTCCTCAAGCGTTTAGAAGATGCACTCAATGATGGCGATCGCATCTATGCCGTAATTCGTGGTTCAGGTATTAATAATGACGGCGCTGATAAAGTAAGCTTTACGGCTCCTAGCGTAGACGGACAAGCAGAAGCCGTTGCAATGGCTCAAGCTTATGCCAACTTCCATCCAGAAACCATCTCTTATATTGAAGCTCACGGTACAGCTACACCTTTAGGCGACCCGATTGAAATTGAAGCGCTGACGCAAGCATTTCGTGTGCATACAGATGCTAAACAATTTTGTGCGATCGGCTCTCTGAAAAGCAATGTCGGACATTTAGTTGCGGCGGCTGGGGTAGCAGGGTTAATTAAAACTGCTCTTGCTCTGCATTATAAAAAGATTCCACCTAGCTTAAATTTTGAGGCTCCCAACCCTAAGATTGACTTTGCCAATAGCCCCTTCTATGTAAATACCAAACTAGCTGAATGGCCAGAAGGTGAAACTCCGCGACGAGCCGGTGTAAGTTCTTTTGGTGTCGGCGGGACTAATGCTCATATTGTGCTGGAAGAAGCGCCACAAATTCAAAATTCTGGATCTTCTCGTCCACAGCAGCTATTGTTGCTCTCGGCAAAAACTAGTACAGCCTTAGAAGCTGCAACAGCAAATTTGCAGCAACATCTCCAGTACAATGCTGAAATTAACTTAGCCGATGTAGCTTATACCCTACAGCGAGGGCGCAAAGCCTTAAATTATCGACGTAGTATAGTTTGTCACGACATCACAGATGCGATCGCAGCGTTACAATCTTTAGATCCCAATCAAGTAAATACCCGCCATACAGAAATCCGTAATCCAGCCGTTGCCTTCATGTTTCCCGGACAAGGGTCGCAATATGTGGATATGGGACTGAATCTCTACAACCGTGAACCTGTGTTTCAGGAGGTAGTAGATGAATGTGCAGAAATCCTTAAACCATTACTGGGCGGGGATTTACGAAAAATTATATATCCCGCGCCAAGCGATCGCGAAACTGCGGCTATCGCCCTAAAGCAAACCTGCTTTACTCAACCAGCATTATTCGTCATTGAATACGCTTTAGCACAACTGTGGCAAAGTTGGGGAGTCAAGCCCCAAGCGATGATTGGTCACAGCATTGGCGAATTTGTCGCCGCCTGTATTGCGGGTGTATTCACTTTAGAAGATGCACTGATGTTGGTTGCAAATCGCGGTCGCTTCATGTGGGACTTACCACAAGGGGCCATGCTCTCAGTACGCTTACCAGCTAAAGAGGTAGAGCCGCGATTGAGTCCAGAATTAGCGATCGCCGCAATTAACGGCCCTTCCCTGTGTGTAGTTTCTGGGCCAACAGAAGCGATCGCGACTCTGCAAAAACAACTAGAAAGCCAAGAAGTTGTCTGTCGCCCTTTACACACTTCCCACGCTTTCCATTCCCCAATGATGGATGACATCATAGCCCCCTTTGCTGAGGTAGTTAGGAAAGTTAAATTATCACCTCCTCAAGTTCCCTTTGTTTCCACAGTTACCGGCGACTGGATTACAGCCCAGCAAGCAACTGATCCGATGTATTGGGCTACACATCTACGTCAGACTGTGCGATTTGCAGAGGGCATACAAACCTTATGGCAGCAACCAGAACGCGTACTGTTAGAAGTTGGGCCGCGAATTACAACTACGACCTTAGCCCGCCAACAAGCAAAAGATATTAAACAACAGATAGCCATTCCTTCTCTGGGTGATAACGCCGAGAACGAAGCCGAATGGACGGCATTACTCAAGGCAGTAGGACAACTGTGGTTAGCAGGGGTATCTATTGACTGGAGCAACTTCTATCAAAGGGAAACGCGACAACGAATTCCTCTGCCTACCTATCCCTTTGAGCGCCAACGCTTCTGGATTGATCCTCCACCTCACCCCAATCGTGCAGCAACTCCCAAACTTCCAAATCCCCAGTTATTAGAAAATACCCAAACTATGACAAAATCTCCTCAGCAAAAGCTTATTCCTCTACTCAAAGAAATTATTGAAGAAACTTCAGGATTGGAAATCGCTAGTGTTGACGACTCGACAACGTTTTTAGAAATGGGATTAGATTCTTTATCTCTGACCCAAGTCGGACTAGCGTTAAAGAAAAAATTTAAAGTCAAAGTCACACTTAGGCAGTTACTAGAAATTTACCCCAATTTAGGAACACTGGCAGACTTTATCAATTCAGCTTTGTCTCCCGAAACTCTCTCTGCATTAGGATTAACAGAAACCGTTGCAGAACCGATTCCAGAAATACCATTACCAGCACCCATAACCACATCACCCACATCGGTAGTGCATGAAGTTCATACAAATGGATCTGCACCTCAGATTTCCCCCCAACCTGCTGCATCCAGTTTCCTGGAAAATGTGATTAATCAGCAGTTACAAATTATGACTCAGCAATTGGCACTATTGGGTAACAACAGTCAATCTGTAACAATCCCAGTTGTACCTGCGGCGACATCTCAAAATAATGGTGTCAAGCCACAAAATGCTGTATCTATCCCCCCAACCCAAACCAGCAAAGAATCAGCATCGGTAGACACAGAGTCAAATGGTGCTAAAAAGGCATTTGGTGCGGCGGCTCGAATTGAAAAGACCCAAACTAAAAGTCTAACAGCGCAACAACGCACTCATTTAGACAAAATTATCCAAAGATATACACAACGAACTCAAAAATCGAAAGAATATACTCAAACTCATCGCCCTTATTTGGCAGACCCAAGAACTGTTTCTGGGTTTAACCCGACGATGAAAGAGATGGTTTACCCCATCGTGGTGTCTCGTTCATCTGGTTCTAAACTTTGGGATGTTGATGGTAATGAATATGTCGATTTAAGCAATGGTTTTGGCTTGAATTTGTTTGGTTGGTCGCCACCTTTTATTACCGAAGCAATTGAAGCACAACTCAAACTCGGTATGGAAATTGGGCCGCAAACTCCCTTAGTTGGAGAAGTGGCCAAGTTAATGTGTGAGTTGACCAACTTTGACCGAGCAGCCTTTTGCAACACAGGTTCGGAAGCGGTTCTGGGAGCGATGCGGATGGCACGCACCATTACAGGGCGTAACTTAATCGCTATCTTTTCTGGAGCTTATCACGGTATTTTGGATGAAGTAATTGTTCGGGGTACAAAGAAACTCCGGTCAATTCCTGCTGCTCCTGGTATCCCACCCGAAATGGTAGAGAATATTTTGGTGGTGGACTATGATTCGCCTGAGTCTCTAGAAATTCTCAGAAGTCGGGCTGATGAGTTAGCAGCAGTGATGGTGGAATCTGTGCAAAGCCGTCGCCCTGAATACCAGCCCAAAGAATTCCTCCAGCAATTGCGTGATTTCACGGAAGAAGCTGGTATTGCTCTAATTTTTGATGAAATCGTTACCGGATTCAGAATTCATCCTGGTGGCGCTCAAGCACATTTCGGTATCAAAGCTGATATAGCAACCTACGGCAAGATTGTGGGCGGTGGGCTACCAATTGGAGTCATTGCTGGCAAATCACAATATATGGACGCTTTGGATGGCGGGTTTTGGCAGTTTGGCGATGACTCCGTTCCAGAGGTAGGCGTGACTTACTTTGCCGGCACTTTCGTCCGCCATCCTTTAGCATTAGCAGCCGCGAAAGCAGTACTTCAGCATTTAAAAGAGAGTGGCCCCAGCTTGCAGCAAAATCTTAACGCAAGAACCGATAAGTTTGTAGCGGAACTCATGGGTTATTTCCAGCAAGTTCAGGCTCCGTTTACAGCTTATAATTTTGGCTCCCTGTTCATGGTGAAATCTGCACCAGAATTTGTCTACGGTGATTTACTGTTTTACTTGCTGCGGAATAAAGGAGTGCATACTTGGGATCACCGTCCTTGCTTCTTGACGACAGCCCATTCCGAAGCTGATCTGGCTTTTGTAATGGCAGCCTTTAAAGAAAGTATTGCCGAAATGCAGTCTGCTGACTTCTTGTCTGCACCGCCTATAGAAGTAACGAACTGCGATCGCAATGGAGCAGAAATTACCAATAACAGCCTACGCAATCGTCCTCCGCAACCTAATGCCAAATTAGGACGAGATCCCCAAGGCAACCCCGCCTGGTATATCCCCGATACCGAGCGTCCTGGGAAATATCTACAAGTTGCAAGTGTTTCCTGA
- a CDS encoding CHAT domain-containing protein gives MYESKGRTCKSAFGDEQAKLGFAGLAIQTGLKSAIASLWYVSDAGTLGLMTGVLQPIKDCND, from the coding sequence TTGTATGAATCTAAAGGTCGGACTTGTAAATCAGCTTTTGGGGATGAACAAGCAAAGTTGGGTTTTGCGGGGTTAGCAATACAGACGGGTTTGAAGTCGGCTATTGCCAGTTTGTGGTATGTCTCGGATGCCGGAACTCTAGGGCTAATGACGGGAGTTTTACAGCCAATTAAAGACTGCAACGATTAA